A single genomic interval of Lucilia cuprina isolate Lc7/37 chromosome 2, ASM2204524v1, whole genome shotgun sequence harbors:
- the LOC111679096 gene encoding adult cuticle protein 1, whose translation MKFAVVVVLVALALGANASILPGAVVVGHPGAVIAAHGAVAVHAAVPSPVQIVSGPAVVAAPVVVPAPTGTYVAKTRGAVHVAPLPGHVQSAVSANLEPAPGTL comes from the exons ATGAAG TTCGCCGTTGTCGTAGTCTTGGTTGCTTTGGCTTTGGGTGCTAACGCCTCTATCTTGCCCGGTGCCGTAGTTGTTGGTCATCCAGGAGCTGTCATTGCTGCCCATGGAGCTGTAGCTGTTCACGCTGCTGTTCCCAGCCCCGTACAAATCGTATCAGGTCCAGCTGTTGTAGCCGCCCCAGTTGTTGTTCCCGCACCAACTGGCACTTATGTAGCTAAAACCCGTGGTGCTGTACATGTAGCTCCTTTGCCAGGACATGTTCAATCGGCTGTGTCCGCTAACTTGGAACCTGCTCCTGGTACTCTATAA